A genomic window from Glycine soja cultivar W05 chromosome 10, ASM419377v2, whole genome shotgun sequence includes:
- the LOC114371003 gene encoding RING-H2 finger protein ATL16-like, with protein MDFVSQRHLLQLSHATPPSSSNNYSFLVILVIGIMFTSFFLIGYYMLVVKCCLNWPHVDHVRIFSLSRLHEDPSAPYSTASEPRGLEEAVIKLIPVIQYKPEEGNTEFGERSLISSECSVCLSEFEQDEKLRVIPNCSHVFHIDCIDVWLQNNAHCPLCRRTVSLTSQVHRHVDQVNLLITPRPSHQGQSQNNENLTDEGGFVVIDLDGEHDRDQGRQEELPTTCPIISLSSGIKLLEEKKARKLQKVTSLGDECIGVRAKGERLSVQAMKRSFSMDSSVDRKFYGAVQEALHQQQQNGNVFEVSTIEASGESDRVKRSFFSFGHGSKSRSAVLPVYLDP; from the coding sequence ATGGATTTTGTTAGCCAAAGGCACCTACTTCAATTGTCACATGCAACACCTCCTTCTTCTTCAAATAATTATTCCTTCTTAGTAATCCTTGTCATAGGAATAATGTTTACATCTTTCTTCCTTATAGGCTACTACATGTTAGTTGTCAAGTGCTGCCTCAATTGGCCCCATGTTGATCATGTAAGGATTTTTTCTCTATCTAGGCTTCATGAAGATCCATCTGCACCATACTCAACAGCATCTGAGCCTAGAGGGCTAGAGGAAGCAGTGATCAAATTAATCCCAGTGATTCAATACAAGCCAGAGGAAGGGAACACAGAATTTGGTGAAAGAAGCTTAATTAGTAGTGAGTGTTCAGTTTGCTTGAGTGAGTTTGAACAAGATGAGAAGCTGAGGGTTATACCAAACTGTAGCCATGTCTTTCACATTGATTGCATAGATGTTTGGCTTCAAAACAATGCTCATTGCCCTCTTTGTAGAAGAACAGTTTCCTTGACAAGCCAAGTCCATCGTCATGTTGACCAAGTCAACCTTCTTATCACTCCAAGGCCTTCCCATCAGGGCCAAAGCCAAAACAATGAAAACCTCACTGATGAAGGAGGTTTTGTTGTGATTGATTTGGATGGTGAACATGATAGAGACCAAGGAAGACAAGAAGAGTTACCAACAACATGTCCTATCATTAGTCTTTCTTCAGGAATTAAGTTATTGGAGGAGAAGAAAGCAAGGAAGCTTCAAAAAGTGACTAGTTTGGGAGATGAGTGTATTGGTGTTAGAGCCAAGGGTGAAAGGTTATCAGTTCAAGCCATGAAGAGGTCTTTCTCCATGGACTCATCAGTGGATAGAAAGTTTTATGGGGCAGTTCAAGAGGCTTTACATCAACAAcagcaaaatgggaatgtgttTGAGGTCAGCACaattgaagcttctggtgaaAGTGATAGAGTCAAGAGatcattcttttcttttggaCATGGAAGCAAATCAAGAAGTGCTGTACTCCCTGTTTATTTGGACccctga